AACCTGAAAGTCTGGTTCCATGTTGTTCACCTCATTCGGGTCGTAAATGCAGCAGCCGCTATGGTCTCATCAATATGATCATCAGTGATATCCACGTGCGTCACAAAACGCACCAACGTACCACCAAATCCAGCAGCAAGAACCCCACACTCAGAAAGTGTCGCTAAAAATTCATCTGGCGTCAGTCCACTGTCGCGCACATCCGCAATCACAATATTTGTCTCTACGCGGTCCACATCGACTACGATCCCTCTGATATTGGCCAGCCCTTGTGCGAGACGCTTTGCTCGCACATGATCATCCGCTAAGCGATCAACCATCTGCGTTAGTGCAATGAGGCCTGGAGCGGCAATCACACCCGCTTGTCGCATCCCACCACCGAGCATCTTGCGCCATTTGCGCGCTTTTTCAATGAACTCAGCAGTACCTACCAAGACAGAACCTACCGGTGCGGCTAACCCTTTCGATAGACAAAACTGCACAGAATCTACAGTTGCAGCATACTCCTTGGCAGAAATACCCGAGGCAACTACCGCATTAAATAGTCTTGCCCCATCCAGATGAACGGGTATATGATTTCGATCTGCGAGCTCTTTCACTGATTGCATATAGGACAGTGGGAGTACAGTTCCACCTGCACGATTGTGCGTGTTTTCAAGACAAATAAGACCAGTCTCTGGAAAATGGATATTTTGTGGGCGGATCGCTTCTTCCATCGCTGTCAGGGGCATCATGCCGCGTTCTCCTGCTATCGGTCGCGTTTGTAACCCACCAAGCGCTGCCATTGCCCCCACTTCGTAATAGAAAACATGAGCATCCGCTTCAACAATAACCTCTTCTCCACGTTTTGTGTGTGTCAATATGGCGACTTGATTCCCTTGCGTGCCACTTGTCACAAATAGCCCTGCTTCTTTACCAAGCATCTGTGCTGCCGTCTCTTCCAACTTTGTAACCGTCTTATCTTCCCCGTATACGTCGTCCCCAACGACTGCTTGCGCCATCGCCTGGCGCATCGCAGTGGTTGGTTGCGTAACCGTATCACTTCGCAAGTCAATCATCCAAATCCCTTCTCCCTGTGTTTGCTTTCCTGTAAACAATACTCACACATGCTATGGATCGACTATTCTTCAACATCTTTAGTCAATAAATGCAGCGTATCCAATTGCTCTTGTGCAACAGGGGATGGAGCTCCCGTTAACAAAT
The genomic region above belongs to Sulfoacidibacillus ferrooxidans and contains:
- the ltaE gene encoding low-specificity L-threonine aldolase, which codes for MIDLRSDTVTQPTTAMRQAMAQAVVGDDVYGEDKTVTKLEETAAQMLGKEAGLFVTSGTQGNQVAILTHTKRGEEVIVEADAHVFYYEVGAMAALGGLQTRPIAGERGMMPLTAMEEAIRPQNIHFPETGLICLENTHNRAGGTVLPLSYMQSVKELADRNHIPVHLDGARLFNAVVASGISAKEYAATVDSVQFCLSKGLAAPVGSVLVGTAEFIEKARKWRKMLGGGMRQAGVIAAPGLIALTQMVDRLADDHVRAKRLAQGLANIRGIVVDVDRVETNIVIADVRDSGLTPDEFLATLSECGVLAAGFGGTLVRFVTHVDITDDHIDETIAAAAFTTRMR